From the Selenomonas sp. oral taxon 920 genome, the window CCATGCGTTTGCTCGCGTCGACGGGGATGCCGCGGAACGTCATCTCGCCGCTGCGCTCGCAGCGGTAGTGGCTGGTCTCGATGATGATCTCGTCCGCCGTATCGCGCCGACTCCTCGTTTCCGCGCTGAAGTCCATGCTGGCGCTTACCTGCGCGTCGAAGAGCCAGAAGGGGACGTACATGGACTGGATCTCCTTGATGCGGTTCTCGTCGCGGAACGCCTTCGGGAGCAGTTTTTTCCCCTTGTAGAACTCCTTGAGCGCAGCGACGGCGTCTTCCTTCGTCTTCTTGAATGGAATGACATAGTCGGGGCGCAGCATGCCGTCGAAGCGGCGCGGGATCATGTTCGGGCTGCCGCAGTAGGCGCACTGGGTCGCCATGGTGTTGCCGTCGGAGACGAGCTCCGCACCGCAGGAGGAGCAGGTCTGGATCATCATGTTCGCCGTTTCGGCTCCGTCCCATGCGCTGCCTGCGTTCTCGGTGTTCCACTGCGCTTCTTTTTCCTCCGCCTTCTCTGCCGTCTGCGCCTCTTTCTGTGCATAGAGGGCATCCATCTCGGCAATGCTGATCTTGGCATCGCAAAACGCGCAGGTCACATGATTGTGCCCCGGGAGGAAGGTGAGCGGGGCACCGCATTTGGGACATTTGTAGCTGACGCTTGTATCTGCCATAGGGTTGCATCCTAAAACTTTCCGCCGCCGCCGCCGTGGCTCGAGTCGCTGCTGGAGGTGCTGACATTGGAGCCAGAGGAGGATTCCTTCTTTTCCTTGGTCCGACGTGTGACGGTGGTATAGAGGAAGTTGTCCTCGTCCTGCGTGAGCCGGAAGCTGTCGTGGTTCAGGTAGGCATCCGCCTCGGCGGCGGACCTGACGTTGCTCTCATACTCGTACAGCACATAGTAGATGGTGCCGCCGAGGATGAGCGCACACGCGAGAGCGATGCCGAGTGCCATGAGGTTAAAGGCATTGGCGGGATCGTACGGCTCGCCTTCCTTCTCGTAGTAGGTCAGCATCTCGTCCGTGGTTGCCGCAAATGTGGTGAATGCGGCGGCGTACTTGCCCTCCTTCAGATCGGGGAGAAATTCGCCTGAGAGGTACTCGACGCCCTTGCCGTCGGTGATGCGCGCGCGCATCTTGTTGTCGGTGGAGATGTACCAGTCGCGCTCCTTCATCGAGAGGAGGAGGACGATGGTGCCGTTGTCGGCAGGGATCTGGTCGACCACGTTGTTCGCGATCTTGCCGAGCGGCGTGCCGTCCGTACTCTTCATCGTGCCGATCAGGATGCGTACCTTATGCGACTGCTCGATTGTGGCAATTTTCGCATCAAGTTCCTTTTCCTCACTGTCCGTGAGAATCTCCGCCTCGTCGATGACGCGATCCGCGCCGATGCCCTGCTCCTGTGTCTGCGCCTTCGGCGGCGGTGCCTGCTTCGGCACGGCGAGGGCGACGGACGCAGTGCAGAGGAGAAGGAGGAGGGCAAGGAGTGCACTGAGGCTTTTCTTATTTTTCGTAAACATCGCTGCGCCTCCTTAATCCGACAGAACGAACTTCGCGAGGTAGTAGAAGACGGGAATGCTCACGAGTGCAGGGATGATGGAGCAGAGGAGCACCTTCGCACGGTCGATGGGGACGGAGCCGACGACCTTGCCGGTCTGTCCGTTCATCATAAAGGTGTAGGGCTTCTCGTGATATTTCGTCGTGAGAATCCAGACGGGTGCCATCGCGTAGCTGACGGTGCCGTCCTCCTTGATGACGCTTGCCTCGCCGTCGAGGGAGCAGCGATCGTAGCCCTTGACGGTGCTCTCAAGAACGCCGATCGCGCTCTCATTGACGCGTTTGTCGGCACGCGGGACACTCGCCTCGGCATCCACGTCGTATTTGTCCGCGATGTGCCCCGTGAAGTAGGCGGCGGAGAAGGGGACGAGCTCGCTGTAGTCGAACGGCTCGATGCTCTCCATGTAGCTGTCGTCCATGCGCTCGCTGCCGTCGACGGGGATGCGCTCAAACGCCATGGAACCGCTGCGCTCGCAGCTGTAGTGACTGGTCTCGGTGATGATCTCGTCCGAGGTCTCGTGCACGCTGTCGTTCTCCGCGCGGAAGGTCGCGCTCGCGCGTACCTTTGAGTCGAACAGCCAGAAGGGGACGTACATGGACTGGATTTCCTTGATGCGGTTCTCGGAGGTAAATGCGGTCGGGAGGATGTATTTCCTGAGGCCCTCGCTGTAAAACTCTTTGAGGGCGGCGATGGCGTCCTGCTTCGTCTTTTTGAACGGAATGACGTAGTCGGGACGCAGCATTCCTCCGAACTGGCTGGGGATCATGTTCGGACTGCCGCAGTAGGCGCACTCAGTCGCCATCGTGTTGCCGTCGGAGACGAGCTCCGCGCCGCAGGAGGAGCAGGTCTGGATCTTCATGGCTTCTGCTTCGGCGGCATCCCATTCGCTGCCTGCACCGTCGGTTTTCCACTTTGACTCCTTTGCCTCGGCGGCGAGGGCCGCCTTTTCCTGCGCTTTTTGAAAGAGATTTTCGACGGTTGCAACGTCGAACTCGGTGTTGCAGTACTCGCAGGTTACGTGGTCGTGCCCCGGGAGAAAGGAGAGGGGGGCGCCACAGTTGGGGCATTTGTAGCTTACGCTTGTGTCTGCCATATCAGTCACCTCTTTTATGATGATAACACGGTGGTGTGCGTCCTGCGCGAACGCTTGGCTGCGTAATCACTGTTTATCGTTCTCGTCAAAGACATCGCCGCACTGCGGGCAGAACTTCGGCGGATGCGCGGGGTCGTCGGGCTTCCAGCCGCATTTGTCGCAGATGTAGAGAGGCGCGCCCGCAGGTTTCGGTTTGCCGCAGTTTGCGCAGAATTTACCCTGATTGATCGTGCCGCAGGAGCAGCTCCACCCTTCGGCAGAGGGCTGCGGTTTACCGCACTCGGCGCAGAATTTCCCTGTATTGCCCGTATGCCCGCAGGGGCAGTTCCATGTATTCACGGGGGCGGGCTGCGGTTTGCCGCACTCAGCGCAGAACTTGCCCGTGTTGTCCGTATGTCCGCAGGGGCACGCCCAACCGGCTGCCGCGCCGCCCGCTGCCATGCCGCCCACAGCGAGGCCTCCTGCGAGCGGGTTGCCCTGCGGGGCGGCTCCGCCCTGCGGCCCGAATGCGCCCATCGCACTGGCACCTGCGTTGCCTGCCATGCCCATGCCCATGAAGCCGAACGCGCCGCCCATGCCCGCCTCGTTTCCGGCGGCGGTGCGCATGGCATCGGCCGTCGCGCCCGCGAGACGACCGGCGCGCAGATTCGGATCGCTCATGATGGCGCTGTCCTGGATCTCCTTGATGCGCTTCTCGTCCTCTTCGTCCGCCTTGACGCTCGACACACCGAAGGAGACGATCTCAATGCCGCGCCGTTTGCCCCACTCGTCGGACAGTTCCTCGGACAGCTCGTTCCGGATGTCCTTCGTGTAGTTGATGAGCTGCGTATAGCGGATGCCCTTCGCTGCGATCCGCCCGAACGTCGGCTGCAGCGCGGTCAGCAGTTCGCTCTTGAGCTGTGAGTCGATCTCGCTGCGCTCATACACGCCCTCGACGTTGCCGCAGACGTTCGTGTAGAAGAGGATCGGATTCGTGATGCGGTAGCTGTACTCGCCGAAGCAGCGGATGTTGACGTTCAGCATGTACTGGCCGATCATGGTCTCAAACTGGATGGACTGCGCCGTCCCGTACTTGTTGCCCATGATTTCTTTCGTATTGAAATAGTAGATGCGCTGATCCTTCGGTGCGTCGCCGCCGAACGTGAAACGCTTTCCGATATTCTTGAACACGGACACGAGGTCGTTCGCGAGATCACCGCCAAAGACCGTCGGCTCGGTGGAGCTGTCGTACGTGAATGCGCCAGGCTCGGCACAGATCTCGACGACCTTACCCTGCTCGACAATGATCATGCACTGTCCTTCGTTGACGGCGATGACGGAGCCGTTCGAGATGATGTTGTCCGTTGCGCTCGTGTTCGAGCTGCGGCCGCTGACGCGCTTCTGTCCCTTTGCGACGAGGGAGTCCTTGTCGAGGCTGTCGCAGTAGAAGTATTCTTTCCACTGATCGGCAAGAACGCCGCCCACAGAGCCGACTGCTGCTTGGATGAGACCCATAATTATTCCTCCTCTGCAGAATAAACAAGAGTGTTCTGAAAGTTCTTCTCTATTGTAACATATCATGAGAAAAAGCGTACTGTCATAAATAACAGGTCGGACGAAAAATTTTGAAAAAAGCAACAAGAAAGGTGCCGCACGAAGCCTGAAACACCTTCGTGCGGCACCTCTATTGGGCACTGTCCGTATAGCCCTTCTCCGTTGCCTCGACGGCGAGCCCGACGATGCTCTTGTAGCCCGTCTTGACGAGCATGTTGCCGACGTGGAAGTTGACCGTTCGCTTGGTGATTCCGAGCGCAGCGGCGATTTCGTCGTAGGACATATTGCGGCAGATGCAGCGGAGGATGTCGAGCTCGCGGTTCGTCAGCGGTGCCTTAGTACCGCCGAAGGTGGAGTCGGCACACACGTCGGGATAGATGTGCGCGCCCTCCATCGTCGCGCGGATGCAGGCAGCGAACTCCTCGCCCGAGGCCTCCTTGTAGATGAAGCTGTCCGCGCCCGCTGTCTTTGCCCGCGCGAGAAAGGCGATCTCCTGCATGCCTGTCATGAGGACCACGCGCAGCTCTGGGAACCGTGCTTTGAGACGCGCGCAGATCTGTATGCCGCTCGTGCGCCCCTCCATGCAGATGTCCATGAGGACGAGATCGGGTGCAAGGCGTGCGCACGCCTCCTCCACGAGCTCTGAGAGGAGGAGGCTGCCGACCACCTCCATGTCGTCGAGGGGGGTGAAGATCTGCTCCAGTCCTTCGAGCAGAATTTTTTGATCGTCCACGAGCAGAATTTTGATCATCCTGTGTTCTCCCCTATCCGTGCATCAATTTCAAAATGTGGTGTATGGGTAATGATGAGCCGTCCGCCAAGCTCGTTCACACGGTGCATCATCCCCGACAGTCCGCCGCCTGGATGCAGCTCTGTGCAGCCGATGCCGTTGTCACGGATGTGCAGCCGCCGCTCGCCGAGCGTGATCGTGACCGCATTCGCACGCCCGTGGCAGACCGCGTTGCTGAGCGCCTCGCGCGTAATGGCGGCAAAGGCACGTGCGCGCCGCAGATTGTGCGGCAGGCTGCCTGTGACCGTGAGCCGTATGCCGAGCCGTCGGTAGGTGTCCGTCATATCGGCAAGCAGGGTTGCGGGATGGGGCTCCTGCGCGAGCGGAACGGACTCCAAGAGGCTGTCGATGCGGACAATCGTACGGAGCGCATCCTTTGGTGCAGAGCTTGCAAGCAGCTGCTGGAGCATACTGATCCGCTGCCCGAGGATATCGTGCACGCGTGAGGTGATCTCCTGCAGCGTTCGGCTGCGCTCCGTACGCTCGAGGTTTTGAAGGAGCTCCTTCTGGGCGCTGAGCGTAGTGCTGAGCTCCTCATTCTTCTCTCTGAGTTCCTGCGTGACGGCGTCCAGCTCCGTAACGCAGGAGGCTGTCAGCTGCCAGCCGGGGAGCGCACCCAGCAGCTGCACGCGCTGCACGAGCCACACATCGCCTGCGGCAAAGCGCAGGAGCACGGTACCCTCGCGCTGCCGTTTCTCTGCGACAGCGGGCGCGTCAAACGCCGTGAGGTCCTGCCAGAACACCGCTGCATTCCGATACTGCCGCCCGAAGAGGCGCTCCATGAAGCGCAGCATGGTGATGTTGACGAGTACCGCAGCGTGATCCTCACGGGCAAAGAGAATTCCCTCGGGCAGGAGGTCGAGTCCTGCACGGATGGAGGAAACCGTCACCTCCCGTGTCCTGCGTGCACGTGCACGTGCAGCAAGCAGTACGAGCCGTACGCCGAGCAGCAGAAGGACGAGTGCGGCACTCATCGGGAGGAAGTCGTCCATCATCGGCAGCGAGCAGAGACCCGCAAATGCGAGCAGGAGCGCAGGAAGCAGTCTGCGTTCGCAGGCAGTGAGCCCGACGACGAGGGAGAGGAGCCCCGCTGTCCACCGCTCCGCTGCGAGCCAGCCAATCGGCGGCAGCTCTGCAAAGAAGAGCTTCCATGCACCGCCGAGCAGCAGCGTTGTGAGGAGAACGACGGAGAGTGCCGCCGCCTCCGGCAGCAGGCAGCGGATCCGGCGGCGCGGGAGATGGGCGAGCGCCCAACAGAGCGCGGCACTCTGGGCGATGAGGACAAGGCTCGCAAGCAGTACAAGGATGAGAATCTCCCCATAGCTGTACGTGGTCAGCCGTTCCATGGCGCATCCCTCCGACCCTCGTCCTGTGTACTGCGGGCATCCTCTGCAGTGTATGCGGCTTTGCCGCCGGTTCTCTTCCCCGCCGCAGCGGTGGGATGGATGGTCAGCGTGCGCGCATAGCCGCGATCCTCTGTGGTGACGGCTGTACCATGTTCCTCCTGCCATGCCGCAGCCCACGGCGCGATCCAGTCGGCGCCTTCCAGCAGGAAGGTCAGCGTGTCGTCCGTGAAGCGGCAGAAGATGCGCTCCATCCCCGCAGCGGCCGCGCGTGTCAGGAACTCCGCGAACGCGTCGAAGAGTGCGAGCCCCGTCTCCGTGTACAGCAGCTCCGTCTGCGTCCACTCCACACCGACGCGCAGTCCGAGGGGACGCAGGTAGGTGCAGGTCTCCGAGACTGCCATCGCGAGCTCGTCGGTGCGGACCGTACCGTCCTCCTGCCCCTTGAGGAAGAGTACGCAGCGCTTCTTCAGATAGGAGGAGAGCAGATTGAGCCGTCGGATGAGACGCACGATCTTCTCCTCGTCCTGCGTTTCCATCAGCTCCTCGCGAAAGCGGCGCAGAAGCGGACGTTTGGCGGCAAGGATTGCCTCCAGTTCCTCGGAGAGCTTTCGCCGGAGCGTCAGGGTGAGCAGCTTTCTGCGGATCGTGTGCTCTGCACGCAGGAGGGAATGGGAACGCTCCAGTGCATCGCACGCGAGGGCGAGCTGCCGCTGCCGCTCATGCAGGAGCCGCAGATCCTCCTGCCAGAGGAGAGCACCGCCGTGGATCTCCATGCGCGAGGTGCGTGTATCGCGTCCGGATTCATCCCACTGCAGCGCCGAGGAAAAGACGGGAGTCCCCTCCGCATTCACAAGCCGCATCGCGAGCCGTGCGTGCGTAAAGAATGCCTCGTGCAGGCGGTTCGACGGCATGAGCCCCGTGTGCATACAGATCTCAAGGAGTGCGAGGAAGAAGAGTGTCGTCAATGCCGTCAGCTCCGGCCACCGCACCCACGCCACATACTGATAGGCGATGGAGTACGCGATAAAGAGCACGAAGAAGACAAATGGGAGCATCATCATGGGGCGCAGCACCTGCTGCTGTTTTGCCTTTTCGAGGAGGAGAAGGAGCGCCGCGAGGACCTCGCCGAACCAGAGCGTCCAGTAGACATATGCGCCCCATGCAAGAGCCACCTGCCACTCCTGCAGAATGTTGTCCCATGTGAACGCGAAGAACTGCTGGTGGAAGTCGTTGCAGAGGATGAGTGCGGCGAGCAGGAGATTGAGTCCGAACACCGCCTTCAGCCACGGCGGCATCCTGCGGTTGATCGGGTCCTCGTCCGCGCTCCACGCGATCCAGAGGAGTGCGACCGAGAGCCCCGCACGGAACATGTAGAAGAGGTACCAGAGCGTGTGCTCCAATGTGCTGTCGTGTACGAACGTGAGGATCTTCGCCATACGCGTCAGCTCCCAGAGGAGCAGCATGGCGACGAGGAGGACAACGGCGCGGCGCGCCCCGTGATGGAGCACACGGCGGTAAATGTACGCGCCCCAGATGACCGTGAGCGGCAGCATCAGCACGAGAACCATAAATCTCTCGTGCGCCTCTGCAGGCATGAACACCGGCCGCTCCATGATCTGTGCGTGATAGCGCGTGTTCACCGTGCGGAGGACGTGCGGGAAATCAGGCGGCATTGCGTGGACAGCTGCGGC encodes:
- a CDS encoding SPFH domain-containing protein, whose protein sequence is MGLIQAAVGSVGGVLADQWKEYFYCDSLDKDSLVAKGQKRVSGRSSNTSATDNIISNGSVIAVNEGQCMIIVEQGKVVEICAEPGAFTYDSSTEPTVFGGDLANDLVSVFKNIGKRFTFGGDAPKDQRIYYFNTKEIMGNKYGTAQSIQFETMIGQYMLNVNIRCFGEYSYRITNPILFYTNVCGNVEGVYERSEIDSQLKSELLTALQPTFGRIAAKGIRYTQLINYTKDIRNELSEELSDEWGKRRGIEIVSFGVSSVKADEEDEKRIKEIQDSAIMSDPNLRAGRLAGATADAMRTAAGNEAGMGGAFGFMGMGMAGNAGASAMGAFGPQGGAAPQGNPLAGGLAVGGMAAGGAAAGWACPCGHTDNTGKFCAECGKPQPAPVNTWNCPCGHTGNTGKFCAECGKPQPSAEGWSCSCGTINQGKFCANCGKPKPAGAPLYICDKCGWKPDDPAHPPKFCPQCGDVFDENDKQ
- a CDS encoding sensor histidine kinase, with protein sequence MERLTTYSYGEILILVLLASLVLIAQSAALCWALAHLPRRRIRCLLPEAAALSVVLLTTLLLGGAWKLFFAELPPIGWLAAERWTAGLLSLVVGLTACERRLLPALLLAFAGLCSLPMMDDFLPMSAALVLLLLGVRLVLLAARARARRTREVTVSSIRAGLDLLPEGILFAREDHAAVLVNITMLRFMERLFGRQYRNAAVFWQDLTAFDAPAVAEKRQREGTVLLRFAAGDVWLVQRVQLLGALPGWQLTASCVTELDAVTQELREKNEELSTTLSAQKELLQNLERTERSRTLQEITSRVHDILGQRISMLQQLLASSAPKDALRTIVRIDSLLESVPLAQEPHPATLLADMTDTYRRLGIRLTVTGSLPHNLRRARAFAAITREALSNAVCHGRANAVTITLGERRLHIRDNGIGCTELHPGGGLSGMMHRVNELGGRLIITHTPHFEIDARIGENTG
- a CDS encoding TPM domain-containing protein, with the protein product MFTKNKKSLSALLALLLLLCTASVALAVPKQAPPPKAQTQEQGIGADRVIDEAEILTDSEEKELDAKIATIEQSHKVRILIGTMKSTDGTPLGKIANNVVDQIPADNGTIVLLLSMKERDWYISTDNKMRARITDGKGVEYLSGEFLPDLKEGKYAAAFTTFAATTDEMLTYYEKEGEPYDPANAFNLMALGIALACALILGGTIYYVLYEYESNVRSAAEADAYLNHDSFRLTQDEDNFLYTTVTRRTKEKKESSSGSNVSTSSSDSSHGGGGGKF
- a CDS encoding response regulator transcription factor, translated to MIKILLVDDQKILLEGLEQIFTPLDDMEVVGSLLLSELVEEACARLAPDLVLMDICMEGRTSGIQICARLKARFPELRVVLMTGMQEIAFLARAKTAGADSFIYKEASGEEFAACIRATMEGAHIYPDVCADSTFGGTKAPLTNRELDILRCICRNMSYDEIAAALGITKRTVNFHVGNMLVKTGYKSIVGLAVEATEKGYTDSAQ
- a CDS encoding zinc finger domain-containing protein, with amino-acid sequence MADTSVSYKCPKCGAPLTFLPGHNHVTCAFCDAKISIAEMDALYAQKEAQTAEKAEEKEAQWNTENAGSAWDGAETANMMIQTCSSCGAELVSDGNTMATQCAYCGSPNMIPRRFDGMLRPDYVIPFKKTKEDAVAALKEFYKGKKLLPKAFRDENRIKEIQSMYVPFWLFDAQVSASMDFSAETRSRRDTADEIIIETSHYRCERSGEMTFRGIPVDASKRMDDKYMDSIEPFDYSDLRPFSAAYFTGHLADKFDVDVKESLPRADTRLTASVIHALSKTVSGYTCTAPSGSSKIRKQSGDVCYAMMPVWILTTNYQGKPYTFMMNGQTGKFVGADLPKDTFKEYVYPLIPSALVFAVLFWLGWLMFDL